Within Geotrypetes seraphini chromosome 13, aGeoSer1.1, whole genome shotgun sequence, the genomic segment CTTCCTTCTAAGCTGAATAGGAGTCTACTAACTGCATTGCtgccgggggaggggaggggaatgctgcttcaATATTGTTTCAAAATCTAGGAATAGGCAggttctctggactccctcagagcttgcctgtccttcactattgaaaatgtgatagtgaaacagcgcctcctactggcaggactgtaggtagaggactcccgctcagcttagagcagtggtctcaaactcgcagcctgccaggtactattttgaggccctcggtattataaagaattatTCTTTATGGTAAATtcgtgccttaagtgtccagcggTCGTGTCCGGCAGTcgcgttctggaacattgcccgcctcactgctgtaacctcacgcaagcgctttcctgcgtctgtacgcgattgtcctctctgctccacctcacaatcgcgtacagacgcaggaaaacgcttgcgtgaggttacagcactgaggcgggcaacgttccagaacgtaaggcaaccattggaggcagtgcagcttgtgcgtgtgtccggtgctggaggaagtgagagctgaaggcggttgcggacgcgaccgccggacacttgaggcacaggttttccataaagaatcattctttataatgctgagggcctcaaaatagttggtccaaaatcttgtctcttgcagttgatactttgatagtttttcactttctgcatttgCACTAGTTTCAGttttgtatagctgaaattatcagaagcaattaaggaaagatttataaactatagtctCGGCTAAAAGGGTGGATGGAGTTTGTATAAAGCAATATTTATTACCCACTTTCACTACATTAATTATTATagttaaactatagtttataaatctttccttaattgcttctgataatttcagataatccactttttggatttgtaggtacttacctcatgcaacgttgtcatttcttcaataagacaataactattttttctgcggctctccaagtaccgaaaaatccaaaatgtggccctgcaaagggtttgagtttgagaccgctgggaaCAGTGCTTATAAATTTAAGCCTCGAggatacctcagccccaccagaaagcgggagatttatgtggtgcctcatcataggTCATCCATTTTTTAATGctgtgtattatttattttattctttataaaaatatatCTGATTTAAATAATTCAATAAGTTAGAGTAAGTGCAAAAGTTAAAGAACTTGTATACTTAGCTTCTACACACAGCcgaacctgggagtctgacccgacatgtttcacacatatagtgctgtctcaagggtctcccgaggccgccattgtcatccgactcacaagtaaAGATTCTGTGAaagataactttatttttataaagaataaaataaataatacacagCATTAAAAAATGGATGAcctatgatgaggcaccacataaatctCCTGCTTTCTGGAGTTGgcttagcggtggagtggtggggctgaggtatccTAGTGAAGAAATTTACACTCTGGACACACCAACCTAGTTTATTCATTATATTTAGTGCACTTGAGAGGGTTGGTATTATCAATATACACTGGCCATTGTTATACAAGCTATAAATTTAAGCCTGGCATTCATTTGTCTAATTTCATGAACCTAGAGCTGAAAATCAGTGCCTTACTTTTTTCCCCTCACTCTGAATCCATCCCTGTTGTCACAGACTTTTTCTTCTCCTAAATTAGCACTCTGCCAAAAAAAAGTAGGAACATAAATCCTTTTGACTGTTGGGCCCTTCCTTTATGATAAACGGTGAACACTGTGGACAGCCCTATTTTGGTGATCATATCTAATCATAGTCATCCAACACCAACAGGGGCTCAGGTCTTttatatctgccttcatttttctgtgtttaTAGAAAAACTTTAGCTAGGAGCCTCCAATCTCAAAAATGTCTTAGACTGCCGACTCTAGCGCCTGGAGGAAGATAAGAGGGGATAACTGAGCTTTGTGTTTTGTCACGATTATTTGGATTTTCTCTTTTTGCATTTCAGTACTGGGATTCCAGTCTGGAGAAGCAGGCGAAGGCCTACGCAGCTGAGTGCATATGGGACCACAATCCAAACCTTGGCAACACTGGAGAGAATTTGTACATGACCAGCTCAAACACATTGAGCATGGCAGATGCAATGAACTCATGGCATAAAGAACGCATAGACTACGATTTTGCTACTATGGCATGCACCGAGAAGAAAATGTGTGGTCACTATACCCAGGTATTGGTCCACTAGTGTTGGCCATTTTAACCCTCCTTTCTTAGTTGTGATATTCAGTGTGATGTGAAAAGCGcctgtgtctctcctcctcttcacctCCCCAGTGTACCTCTTGACCAGTGTACCTCCTTCACCTCCCCAGTGTACCCATCACTTACCACCGTAAGATCtcaacaactctttggtaattcttattacccaacatttatcaccttgagataacgacaactctttggtaactcttatgacatctcttatgctattcctgtaaatttttatgtaatctctgaaaacttttatgtaatccgccttgaaccgcaaggcattggcggaatagaaatcactaatgtaatgtaatgtaaatgttcgCTGGTGTGAGCAGAATCTGCCTCCGGCTGCTGGCACAGACCTTGGCCACCTTCTGACGTCACGTCCTGGTCCcagaaccaggaagtgatgtcagaagggagccgtggccggcatgagcagcaggcggAAGATGCAGGTGCGTGGGGGGCGTTCAAGCagcagggggcagggaggagcAGAGAGCACACAGCGCAGTGATGCCAAGCTCTACCGTCCTGGGCGCCAACCtccccagctgaaacctggtgtaaatgacAGTGCCCGACTCTGGGCATTTTGGCATGGATATAGGGCCTCCTTTTGAGTTGCACGTTAAGGGATTTAGGTGTGTGGGGTTAAAGAATAGGGCGCAGAAAGATGCATGCGCAAATTTCAACTATTGCCAATTAATTGGCTTGTAAGCCAATTAACTGGTGCAGAGATTTTAATTTTTGGCACCAACGTGAAAGTTAGGACAAAGATAGTGTGGATGTCAAGGTTTCAAGTCCTAGCACTTCCAGTGATATGACATGCTGCTTCCCATGCATTCGTGCGAGTGACCCATCTGTACGAACCAAACCGCCTACATCTCTAGAACTGTAACTGGTGTGTGGATTGGCAGAAAGTTACCCGGTGAGAACCCATCACCTCCCttatttttcttcattatttaggTAGTCTGGGCTGATAGCATGAAAATTGGCTGTGGAGAGCAGTTCTGTGAGAAAGTGAAAAAATCGGATCGGCAGAAGCAATTTATACTGGTGTGCAACTACGCGCCTGCGTAAGTGAAAATCTACTTTCGTTTCACCAGCAACACAGGTCGAGCCTCCAGTGGCATCGTGAGAACACAgtaaataaaggcagataaagaccagcatggcCCATCTAAGTCTGACCAGAATGTACAGAAGCTGTcgccatccccgcggataaccgcaggaaaccatcccgtgtcattctgtagggTCTATCTCGGctttagtccttctacaccagcattcttcaatgcacggcttgagggtcagtggctgtgtccattcatactctgattcttatttgagccaagtataggataacgaacccattgtgacatcactgatgaggttggctcttattggaggaataaagcattatgacatcacagtatcggctctggatatcagagactgtcattctttagtgtctatctcaacctcagtccttgtacaccagcattcttcaatgtacggcttgagggtcagttgctgggcccattcagactcttgattcttccttctctctttaaagaataatatggggatggtttcctgcagttatctacGGGGAcgatgacaaattctgtcactgtgtcattctcttagTCTGCAGCTCTGTGTGGGTTACTTCCCGTTTGTTTGTAGAGTTCTAACTGGTGTCCAGTGTAGTCCATCCCActttgtctcttttttttccccccccaaaggtgtttaaatatattttaagatTTACTACAAGTGGAAATTCTCTATACTTTCATTCTATCTTCATGCTACATAAATAACCTCTGTGCTTATCCCATACCTTTTTTGAATTCCTTCACTCTTTTATACTTCACCGCCTTCCATGGAAGAGCATTCAGGTACATGGGCATAGTCAGGATCCGAGCCAGAGGAGTGCAAATGATTTTAGACTGAGAGAACTACACTGGGATTGGACTTGAGCTTGAATACATAGGTGTAAGCTAAGTATGCTATGCAAAGAGTCCTGGATTCAACTACCAGACGAAGGCCTCcccccaaacttaaaaaaataaattggcaagagggatgcccactccctcatgccaccaggcccgcctcttcaaaatggcaggtcttccccttcccagtgcttcctgggatgcactaggagggacctaagactctgattggcccagataactaaggcccctcccattggCACCTGGGCTAattagggccttagacccctttaatgatgcactgggaagggggctTAAGAATCTGATTGGTTCAGATACTGAAGGCCTTTGAGTACAGATGGTTCATGTAGCTGTGATCTTTGTGGGGGGAGGTTTGGAAGTGTGGCTCTTGTGGCTGTGATCTTTGCAGTGGGGGGCAGGAGCGTTGGGAGTCCAGGtttctgagacaggagggagtggtcatccctcttGCCTCTCTTATTTCAGGGCAAtatggcagacctgtcggtaagcTAAGTAAGAAGACTTTTGTTCAAGGTTGAaggcatcttatttgcttttttggctgccgccgccacacattgggcagaaggtttcatcgtattgtctgtgatgacacccagatccttttcttggcatAGCCACAGGGAGCCTTGGCGGCCTTTATTAAGGCCCCTGGCTGGTAAGGGTTCCAATGCCTCACTAGTGACAGTGTCACTCCACTCACGATTGCTGCCGCCAGAGCTGTCCTGTACATGCTCAGTTTCGTGAAAATTGAGCATGTGTTGGAGGAAGGCTGATGACAAGAGGTGGCAAAGCCGCAGGTGGGAGGAGCACTTTTGTTGGCAGAGTTGGGGACCCTCACCTGCTCAGGCATGCggggatcgcgggggggggggggctgaggcaAAAGTTTGTGTTctggcccctccccccaaaaaaattcaaGTTCTGGCAGGCATCTGCTTTTAAAGTCAAGGTATTTTGCTTCCGTTTTTTCAATCTTCTGCAGGCATCATGTCCACAGACTATCCCTCTGACCctctctgattctataaaatatcTTTGGGGAAGAGTTCATTCTGGCCCCTCTTATTCTGCAAATGTCTCCAATATATGATTTACAGAAACAGttctttattattattcataAACTCTGCTCTCTGACATTTGACCCACCTGTTTCCTCAAGTGGTCTCTATTACCCATCTTCCTAGTATGAATGTTACGTGTTGGTCTCTCTACATCACCTCTTTACCTATTGCAGCTTCTCTGTCTACCTTGCTtcttctgtctctcctcccccagcTTCACTTTGCTGGCTGTCTCGCAACTAATGCACATTATTCAAACATTTTGTTCTGATCTAACTATAAACTTCTGAATGGAATCTGCTGCCTTATCATGCTTCCTCTGTTTGTTCAGTAAAGCAAAGATGCAGTATAAATAAAAAGTAAGCTATACATGGTGATAAGAGGAAGTTCAAACATGACATGTGAAACGCAAGGGTGAAGAGGAGGGACATGTAGTAGTTGATGAAAACACATTCCTTCTCAGAAAGTCTGGGAGTAgaaccgcaaaaaaaaaaaaaagagcagaaatAGGAATGGAATTGAGGTAGGCCTTGAATGATTTCAGAAGACTATATGTAGGCAAATCAAAGGGGCCGGATGGGACACatccgagaatactgaaagaagTTAGCAGGACCAGCTCGACCTATGGACCAGGTAAGGCCCTGGTGATAAAGTGCTCCAGAATCCCAACCCAGTCTACCTTCAGACTTGTAGAGGGACAGATGCCAGACGGGGGCCCGGATGCACTAAACTCACCATGCGTGtaacgatcatcgctaaaccagtttagCGTCGATGTAATTTTACCGACTGATGTACACCGCGTATCTCCGCAGGCTTTTTCTTGCATTCGTTGCAGCCTCCagctctgccatgcaaatgacctcattaatattaaaatgccccCCGATCAATGCCCCAACATTGCTAAAGCATACACTAAATCTAGCGACGACTGCTAATGACCCAAAATTACTGACTGGTCTAgatctgtcggtaactgtgttaccaattACACTATCTAGGGTTAAAGGATATTTCTTAGTCACTTTATATTATAACATTTAGGTAAAAATATACCTCCGAACTATTTTTAAGCTatataatcaagaaaataaaaataaaaattagcatTTACAGGGCACATTTGATTGATGAAATTAAACATTATCGAAGTGATCTGTTTGATGAAATTGAACACTAATGAAGTATAGGCACACATTATTAacaaaaaaatcaataatataATAAGGGATGGGATGGAGGTAATGGTATAAATGATTATGTGAAAACTGGACAGAATGTGGACTTGGGATAACGTATGTTATgtgaggtcctatgcactgaaaaCTGTTCATAGTGTATGATATACCATCCTCCTAGTTTATCACTTGAGGGTTTATTAGTTAGGTGTGTAAAAAGGTTAAGAAATATCATCAAATAGTTCGAAGGTATATTTTTGCCTAAATATTATAATATAAAGTGACTATGAAATATCCTTTAATCCTAGAtagtgtacagtggtgcctcacacaacgaacttaattggttccaggagcaagtttgttatgcgaaaagttcgttatgtgaaacgcgttttcccataacaatacatgttaaaaaaaataattcgttctgcagcataaaatatgctaagatgacataaaaaaagataaatttgtcaaaatggtgaaaatggtggtcttgctgaggccaaactctttgacgaggtcacactgttttaccccacattcactccttctaattatttcccgtttcatttcaacagaaatcaccttcctgctttttttagaagccatgatatataaaaaatattgagtttatcttaaaaggacgactgtatacagtgagagagggcagttaagcgcagtgactaacgactgcctgcagtgcctgcgcggaaggatgcaatacatcggcagctcggacgacttcgttgtgtgaaacgaaattcgttgtgtgaaacgaagttcgttgtgtgaaacgaagttcgttgtgtgaaacgaagttcgttgtgtgaagttcgttgtgtgaatcaagacatgaagttcgttgtgtgcagcgttcgttgtgtgaggcgttcgttatgcgaggcaccactgtaattgatTCAGTTTTTGGGTTGGATTTTGATTTAAAAGATCCGTGTTTCTTATTTTTGAGTAagtgtgttaccgacaggtctgccataTTGCCCTGAAATAAGAgaggcaagaaggatgcccactccctcctttctCAGAAACCTGGActccctacgctcctgccccccaCTGCAAAGATCACGGCCACAAGACCCACGCTtccaaacctccccctcccccccaaagatcaCAGCTACATGAACCATCCGCGCTCAGGggccttcattgtagctccttttcaacctaaccctgtaaaccgtgccgagctctacgcttgtggagatggcgcggtatacaaacctaaggtttagtttagtttaatttagttcagtatctgaaccaatcagagtcttaggtccccttcccagtacatcattaaaggggtctaaggccctaattggcccagatgcctaagacccctccaaTGCGAGAGGCCTTAgttatctgggccaatcagagtcttaggtccctcctagtgcatcccagaaagCAATGGGAAGGGGAagtcctgccattttgaagaggtgggcctggtggcaggagggagtgggcattcctcttgccaatttatttttttaagtttaggGGGTGGCCTTCATCTGGTAGTTGAATCCAGGACTCTTTGCATAGCCAATAAGCCACTGTGCCGTTCCTCTTTACACTCTATATACTTTTTTTATATTATAAAAGTAAGTAGCTGTAGCCTAGAACTACAGGATGGAGCaagtaataaatttttaaataaataaaatattcaaaCTAAATTAAGGAAAATGTGGATTTTTCTTTCAATTCTTTGTCTAGTGGGAATTACAGAGGACAGAAGCCATACATAGAAGGCAAATCCTGTTCAAAGTGTCCGGCTGAAACCAAATGCATCAACAATCTCTGTGGTGAGTCACAAGAACAGATATTCATGAGTTATATTAACATTCAATTGCAACCAGAAATACTtctaacaaaatattttttttccttcagtctCTCTATAAGAGGAGTTTCCCTCTGGTGAACAACCCCTCCCAGGCATCCTCACTCTCCTGCCCATCACACAGAAGGGTATCTACGCCTTAGTGTAGCAGAAGCTTGTATCATGATGGCTACCCATCTGTAAAGTGGAAAGGTTGGGCCACAGCAAATTCACATGAGTTGCCAGTGATCCAAAGGTCGAGCAAAGCCAATTCGTTGAGCTTAGAGGCACCTTGCCCCTCATGTCTAGATAGTTCATTTTAGAATTATTCAAATAGTCTTCTACAACCTTGTTTTGTGTTCTCTTCCCTATCCACCCCAGCAATACAAGAGACGGCACCAGACCCATCCGTAGGTTGGAGTGCTACCCTACACTCCACTACCACAGCGGGTATGCCTTTTACACTCTCTCATGCCAGCCTCATTGTTTTCAGCTTTGTTCACACCTCTTCTTGCTCTCTTGCTTCTCACTCTTCTTTCACTTTCACTTTCTCAACCTTCTCCTTCACTTCTACTTTCAGCTCTCTGCCCTCAACCATTTAGACTTctacttctcttcctttccttctcCATCCTTGCTCTGACCTTTTATCCCTTCTCCCCCATCAGTTATCCTTCCTTTCACTCTTTCATCTTTTTCACCTCTGCCCCTTGTGTCTAGATAGTTCATTTTTGAATTACTCAAGTGTTTTTCTACAATCTTGTTTTGTGTTCTCTTCCCTATCCACCCCAGCAATACAAGAGACGGCACCAGACCTATCCATAGGCTGGAGTGCTACCCTACACTCCACTACCACAGCGGGTATGCCTTGTGCACTCTCTCATGCCAGCCTCATTGTTTTCAGCTTTGTCCACACCTCTTCGTGCTCTCTTGCTTCTCACCCTTTTTTCACTTTCACTTTCTCAACCTTCTCCTTCACTCCTAATTTCAGCTCTCTGCCCTCAACCATTTAGGCTTCTACttatcttcccttccttctccatCCTTGCTCTGACCTTttatccctcctccccatcagttaCCCTTCCTTCCACTCTGTTTTTTGCCTCTTTCATCGTTTTCACCTCTGTGCCTCTCCCCCTTGCTCTTGCTTCTCTGATCATCAAGGAAATAGTCACAGAAGCTAAAGAAAGCActgtggttactgcggatgagcagactggattggccatttggcccttatccgccatcatgtttctgtgctgCTGCTTTTCCTTCCTCAAGGTCGCAGGGATGCTATtgtccctctttctcccctcaaATCCCAGTCTCAGACTGGCCTGAGGATGCGAAACCCAACTGAACCTTGAAAAGGAGCCTTCTATATTGCCCTCCTCCTTATCCAATCCACTGCGGACTGTGATGCTAATTGTGGCCCTTTCTGTGTTTCTTTGTTTTATCAGCATACAGTATAGAGTTGGAAGAGGCCAGTACAGCCCTCACAACAACAACCCATGAGCAGCCTTCATCCCCTGAGCTTAGAACATCTCCTGAAGTAGACCTAGACTTGGAAGATTTTAGTGTAGCCTCTGTAACAACAGAGGGCATTCCTTCCCCCAAGCAAGCATCAACCCACAGCCTAACATCTGCCCCAGGAGTAGATAGAGATGTGCAGGAGACCACCACTCTATGGTTCACATCAACAGACCCATCTTCACTCCAGACCCATCTCATTTCTACCCAAGTAGaggtagagaaggagaaagaagatAGGACAACTTTGAGAACTGCAGAACAAATGTCCCCCCAAACATGGCCTTCTTCACAGAGCCTTTTTACTAAAGACCTAGCTATAGCCTTGGACGATGCTAGTAAAAAAGCACAGAGAAACCTGTCGCCCAAGCTTACTCCATCGGTTAGGATTATAACATCCCCGAAAGGAAATATAGGCATGGAAGAGAGTTACCAGTCTGACATTACACCAGAGCCCACCCTATCCCCTGTGACCTCTTCCCTCCTGCATATAATCACAACGGCAGGCAGTCATACTCTGCCCTTCCTCTCAGACCCAGGTAAGAGAACCTGAACCCTCTTGCCCCTCATTTTGGTTGCCTGAGGCCTTGGAATGCAGTAACTGCATGGAATAGAATTAATCCCGTCAAATCAGACTGACCAGTCCCGTGGCTGTCCTCCAAGTGTGTCCAGGTCTGTCCCTAACTGCTAACAAGATGTTGCTATGGCTTTCGTGCCCTGAACGCTAACACAAAAATGTCTTTGTCTTTTGTGTGTGGCATGTTAAGAAAATGTTTAAGGTGTCAATGATTTACTATAGAATTAACTCAATCGATTGGTGTGACGGTGATTAGGCAAGAGAAATGTTCCATGACTtaacttgaattttttttttttttttctttattatattatattttattttttggcttGTTTGTGTATGTGTGAGACAGCTGACAAAACAGATTCCGCTGCTGCGAGAAACTTTCCTGCATCGATCTGCCTTTGGCTTCCATCTGCCATCTTTCTATTGAAACTGTTCTTCTAAAGAGTAGCCTTCAGAAGAAACGAAATCTGTGGTACCAGCAACGGCATCCCTTACCACAAGTCTGCCAGCTGAAGCCGGAGCTGTGTAAATAAAACAAGCTGCACTTTGACCCCCCTGCTCTATGAGTGAACACTGGAGCTCCGGCCTACTTTCTGATCACACAAAGAGCTCTGGACTGACTCCTGGTAGGACAGGGTGTTCTTCTTTCCAGATCCCAGCATAAGGCTCCAGTTCACTTCCTCCTGGACTGAATCTCAGGATCAGGCTCTAGTACCATGATCTCTATAACCAGCTCACAGCAGCAGCAAGAGACTGGTCAAGTTACTATAAGCAATACTTCATGTAATGGGAGATTTATCAAAGCACCTGTCAGAACTGGGCTGGGTGAATTCTGTTCTCGCAAAACCAGCAGCTTTCCCACTGACAAAACAATCCCCTGGTTCAATCACACCTTTTCTGAATGTTCCTCCTGCCCTTCAATACAATGCAGTTATATTCCCCTTGTACAGGACAAATTTATCGTCTATGAAATAAATGTCATGTAATAACTCAGTATCAGATTAGTCTTGttcagtatgtctatcataatcacaaaagtaaaataaaacagtttcttgatcctatgtctctttagctataaatgacaatattattattaagacttagccaaaaggaaagatttataaactatgaagagttttacctcatgcaaaattgtcattcctttaatatgacattaactattttttctgaggccccccaagtacctccaaatccaaaatgtggccatgcaaagggtttgagttggagaccactgccttaactgtatccatgacatcctgtttgtctttgggaagcagagcagagattgtgatgtcataatgcctcattccaccaataagagccaacctcatcagtgatgtcacaatggcttgactgtcctgttcttccctctgccctccaacccagccagcagattaaccgttccccttaacacagtggtctcaaactcgcgacctgccaggtactattttgaggccctgggtatgtttatcataatcacaaaagtaaaataagagtttcttgatcatatgtctctttagctataaatgacaatattattattaagacttagccaaaaggaaagatttataaactataaagaattttacctcatgcaaaattgtcatttctttaataagacattaactatttttttttttttctgaggccctccaagtacctacaaatccaaaatgtggccctgaaaagcgtttgagtttgagaccactgctctatggcagtggtctcaaactcgcggcctgggagtcacatgcggcccaccagatactattttgaggccctcgttatgtttttcataatcacaaaagtaaaataagagtttcttgatcataagtctctttagctataaatgacaatattattgtgaagacttagccaaaaggaaagatttatgagcTATGAAAGAGTTTtagctcatgcaaaattgtcatttctttaataagacattaactattttttttttctgaggccctccaagtacctccaaatccaaaatgtggctctgcaaagggtttgagttggagaccactgatctaccgTAGATATTTGTgatatagacagtatatcaagaaaCCATTCTTGACATAAAGGTTTTGGAAGATTCTGCGGCCTTGTAGCCACCTAAACAGTTTGTGCTCCAGCCTCTGGAGTATTCCTCGGCCTCTCTGATCCGAGAGGTCCGCCACATTAACATACAATTACTTGATTTTACTGTAAGCTTCAAGGGCAGATTTATAGGATCAGAGCAAACATACAAATGGGCAGAGGGAGAATATAAACTGGGCGCTTCCGTCTCAGTCTACTGGAGCAGAACAGAAGAATGAGCTTTATCTGTTTGTTTCTGAAGACTGAAAGGGCACAACCCAAGTGAACAAAAGCCAGGAAACCTTTGGGAGTCCATGAGTCTGAAAGTGGCCagtaacccctccccctcccttttatcaTCCAGATCAAACACTCACAGACCTTGTTGGGTACAGGATTGCAGCCTTTATTGGAATACGTCTGATCTCAGCAGTTAACATTTGCAACTCGTTCAGGCCCAAATGCATTAAATTCATCGTGCATCTAACCATCGCCGCTGAACCAGTTTAGGTCGACCTTATTTTACGGACTGATGTATGCAATGGCTCACTGCGGGCTTTTCTGTGCGTTTGTTGCAGCCTCGGACCCTGCTGTGCAAATGAGTTCATAAATATtaaaacgaggtcattaatattaaaatgagcactctgatcgATGCTCTAACATCACGAACAAGTCACAAACAATATATGGCGATGATGTAAAATGtccaaatatattttaaaaaccatacatagaaacatagaagcatagaagatgacggcagaaaagggccatagcccatcaagtctgcccactctaacgaccccacccccttgaatttacccccctagagataccacatgtgtatcccatttccatttttacccccc encodes:
- the LOC117347558 gene encoding peptidase inhibitor 16-like, whose translation is MTYESVRSHLEMQETRFVSYFKGLKSGCPAPEPHHSRRKPSQDATLPAPPSAAPDRRVQPGSERGGQENPAGPAQPLPLRGHAIRRQHAENGHRYARLNTRWQIAILSTTDRHYWDSSLEKQAKAYAAECIWDHNPNLGNTGENLYMTSSNTLSMADAMNSWHKERIDYDFATMACTEKKMCGHYTQVVWADSMKIGCGEQFCEKVKKSDRQKQFILVCNYAPAGNYRGQKPYIEGKSCSKCPAETKCINNLCAIQETAPDPSVGWSATLHSTTTAAIQETAPDLSIGWSATLHSTTTAAYSIELEEASTALTTTTHEQPSSPELRTSPEVDLDLEDFSVASVTTEGIPSPKQASTHSLTSAPGVDRDVQETTTLWFTSTDPSSLQTHLISTQVEVEKEKEDRTTLRTAEQMSPQTWPSSQSLFTKDLAIALDDASKKAQRNLSPKLTPSVRIITSPKGNIGMEESYQSDITPEPTLSPVTSSLLHIITTAGSHTLPFLSDPADKTDSAAARNFPASICLWLPSAIFLLKLFF